In Coleofasciculus sp. FACHB-T130, the sequence AATCTGGTAAGTTAGACCCCGTAATTGGGCGAGATGAGGAAATTCGCCGCGTGGTGCAGGTGCTATCTCGCCGGAGTAAGAACAACCCCGTTTTGATTGGGGAACCAGGAGTAGGTAAGACAGCGATCGCAGAAGGGTTAGCCCAGCGCATCATCAACGGCGATGTACCTGAATCTTTGAAGAACCGCCGCCTAATTGCCCTGGATATGGGGAGTCTGATTGCGGGAGCCAAATATCGGGGAGAATTTGAAGACCGCCTCAGATCGGTGCTAAAAGAAGTCATCGATTCAGTCGGTCAGATTGTCCTCTTTATTGATGAGATGCACACGGTGGTTGGTGCTGGTGCCACTCAAGGGGCAATGGATGCGAGTAACTTGCTCAAACCGATGCTGGCGCGGGGAGAACTGCGTTGCATTGGGGCGACGACTCTAGACGAGTACCGCAAGCACATTGAAAAAGATGCGGCACTCGAACGCCGGTTTCAACAAGTCTATGTTAATCAGCCCAGCGTAGAAGACACGGTTTCGATTCTGCGGGGGCTGAAAGAACGTTACGAAGTCCACCACGGCGTGAAGATTACCGATTCTGCCTTAGTTGCCGCCGCCAGCTTGAGCGATCGCTACATCACCGAGCGGTTTTTGCCAGATAAAGCAATTGACTTGGTCGATGAAGCTGCTGCCAAGCTGAAAATGGAGATTACGTCCAAGCCGGTAGAACTAGAGGCAATTGACCGACGGGTGATGCAGCTAGAGATGGAAAAGCTCTCCCTGCAAGGAGAAGGTCAACGGACGGGTTTAACAACCGTTGTGGGTGCCTTCCGTTCTTCTCAAGAGCGTTTAGAGCGTATTGAACAAGAGATTGCCTCCCTGAGCGAAAAACAAGTTCAACTCAGTTCCCAGTGGCAATCAGAAAAACAGCTCCTAGAAGACATTAACGCAGTGAAGGAGGAAGAAGATAAACTCCGGGTGCAAATAGAGCAGGCAGAACGCGCCTACGACCTTAACAAAGCTGCTCAGCTGAAGTATGGACGGTTGGAGGTTTTAGGACGCGACCGGGAAGCCAAAGAAGCCCAACTGTTGGAACTGCAATCTCGCGGTGCTGCCTTGCTGCGGGAAGAGGTACGCGAAGACGATATCGCCGAAATTGTCGCTAAATGGACGGGTATCCCAGTCAACCGCCTGCTAGAGTCGGAACGGCAAAAGCTACTCCAGCTTGAATCTCATCTCCACGAACGGGTGATCGGTCAGCAAGAAGCCGTTGCCGCCGTTTCCGCTGCCATCCGTCGCACCCGTGCGGGGATGAAAGATCCCAGTCGTCCGATCGGTTCTTTCCTGTTCATGGGGCCAACAGGGGTGGGCAAAACCGAGCTAGCCCGTGCCTTAGCTCAGTTCCTGTTTGACAGCGAGGACGCCCTGGTACGGATTGATATGTCCGAGTACATGGAAAAACACGCTGTCTCTCGCCTCGTAGGTGCCCCTCCAGGGTACGTCGGTTACGAAGAAGGCGGTCAACTGTCTGAGGCAATTCGCCGTCGCCCCTACTCGGTCGTGCTGCTGGATGAAGTGGAAAAAGCCCACCGCGATGTGTTCAACATCTTGCTGCAAGTGCTGGATGATGGAAGAATTACCGATTCCCAAGGCAGGACGGTAGATTTCCGGAATACGGTGATTGTGATGACAAGCAACATCGGCAGCGAGCATATTCTCGATCTGGGGGGGAACGAGGACCAGTACGAATTGATGCAGAAGAAAGTAACGGATGCTTTGCGATCGCATTTCCGCCCCGAATTCCTCAATCGCGTGGACGACATT encodes:
- the clpB gene encoding ATP-dependent chaperone ClpB, whose translation is MQPTDPAKFTEKAWEAIIKSQDVARRFKNQQLEVEHLTIALLEEEEGLTNRILSRVNVDIQALKSQLEAFTQRQPKVAVVDQLYLGRGLDVMLDRAEASRTTLQDEFISVEHLLVGFVEDDRIGRRLLKSFNFDRQKLEATIKEVRGTQKVKDQNPEARYEALEKYGRDLTETAKSGKLDPVIGRDEEIRRVVQVLSRRSKNNPVLIGEPGVGKTAIAEGLAQRIINGDVPESLKNRRLIALDMGSLIAGAKYRGEFEDRLRSVLKEVIDSVGQIVLFIDEMHTVVGAGATQGAMDASNLLKPMLARGELRCIGATTLDEYRKHIEKDAALERRFQQVYVNQPSVEDTVSILRGLKERYEVHHGVKITDSALVAAASLSDRYITERFLPDKAIDLVDEAAAKLKMEITSKPVELEAIDRRVMQLEMEKLSLQGEGQRTGLTTVVGAFRSSQERLERIEQEIASLSEKQVQLSSQWQSEKQLLEDINAVKEEEDKLRVQIEQAERAYDLNKAAQLKYGRLEVLGRDREAKEAQLLELQSRGAALLREEVREDDIAEIVAKWTGIPVNRLLESERQKLLQLESHLHERVIGQQEAVAAVSAAIRRTRAGMKDPSRPIGSFLFMGPTGVGKTELARALAQFLFDSEDALVRIDMSEYMEKHAVSRLVGAPPGYVGYEEGGQLSEAIRRRPYSVVLLDEVEKAHRDVFNILLQVLDDGRITDSQGRTVDFRNTVIVMTSNIGSEHILDLGGNEDQYELMQKKVTDALRSHFRPEFLNRVDDIILFHRLERSELRQIVSIQIKQIEKLLADQKITIELSASAQDHLAEVGYDPIYGARPLKRAIQRELQNTLATALLENTFVSGDTILVDCVDNTLTFSKKQSLSLLEAQII